Part of the Porites lutea chromosome 14, jaPorLute2.1, whole genome shotgun sequence genome, gggttcttcaatcccgtaattccgacccaaaatttcgtgaaatcccgtaatcccgaggggTATTTTTGGCGTCCTACCACCCGCGCATACTTTCAGTCCCGCAACTCGCCCTAATTTGGCTTttaaatcccgaatcccgagcttcaaataaaGGAAATCCCGGGTCCCGAAAAATACTAACGGGAGCTAACTAGAACTAACTTGACGCTGCCTGTTAGAAACTTCCAATAAATTGCAACTCCTCCTGTTTTGGCCTGGACATGCATGCAAAAACTAATTGAATGCTGACTTGCATTCACTTTGTTCAACTTTAAACTTGACACTAGTGGGTGCACAGAAGAAATGGGCGCGgcgtaaaacaaattttaatagGGAGCTCAAGCAATTACGAAGACGACAGCAACGAGTATGCGGACTAACTATActttttgtagaaaataaaatCGACAACTTTGCGCGTGCATCACAGTTTTGGCTTCCTTTATTTGCCGTCACTTTACGTCAGTTTTCTAATGCCGCATTTTGTGGAGAACGTGATGGAATCCGTCGTTATACCTTATGGGGAAAACCAGTGTTAACGCTGGATTGCTTTTGAAAATCAGATTAAAGTTTTTAAGATCGTTTAAGCCTCTAGTGATTGATCTGGTAATTGATCGTCTGTCACTTTAACGGCAATTTTCTTGCTTGTGGAGACTCGAACTGTGAAGCGTGAGAGGTGCGATCAGTCTTTGTGAATGTAATCATAGTCTAACTATGATGTAATGTAGTGACAAAATTGCACATGACGTTGTTCAACGTTCTTTGATCACTCTCTATTTACAGGCAGGAGCAAAGGTTTACTATATGTTCCATTCTTAAAGGTCTTGAAGTGAATGCGTCGAGGCAAAGAATTGTTTCACGGCTGTTGGAGAACAACATGATTAAAATCAAATTAGCcacaccatttttttttgttgggggGCTGGGTTGGCGTCAGATTATCTTGTAAAAGGGTGGTCAGCAAATACACAGTATTGCTTATGTTCCTTTTTGTAGCGTATTGCATTATCTTACACATGGATGCCACGAACGCGGTGATCGATAGCCAGGCCATGGTAGAACAAATGGTGTGTTACATCACAGCTAAGCCGGCCGGCGATAACCTCGAAAGCGGAAGTGcaatacgccacttgcacatctcctaTAATGCATCTTATttgcccacccccccccccccccaaaaaaaaaaaaaaaaatgaagaaaatttgcataagcattgttttccatttctcttgagaaatgaaaaaccatggttatgcaaaattttgggggcaaatAAGGCGTGTAAGTGGCGCTATGCAAATATATGCAATGTGAGCTCAGGTTTGCGTGACCCGGCAATCCAATATGGCCTGCATATTGTCGCTAACAGACGATTGTCTCCACAGAATCGTTTCCTTTATAGACGACCCAAGTTCTTTTCACAGCATCGCTCTAACCTGCAAGAGACTTCTGCAAATTACCAGCAACACGAGAAGCGTTTTGCATACGAATCTTGTACGACTGAAAGCCGAGTACTTCATGAAGTGTTTTGTAGTCGAGAACGGTTGTGATTATGATAAGTTTTGCAGGTTCAGAGACTTTCTTAATGAATCTGCGCGACTTATAGAGGTAAAGGGAATGCTTTCCTACGACAAAGTGATCGAAATATGGAAAAGAAACGGACCCGTGGTGGCTAAACTCTTTACTTGGTTCAGAGATAAAGAATTCAGCGTTGAAGAAGGTGAACCCAGAGCGACATGTTTTACCGAACATCGGAAGGTAGAACTTTATTTACCCAGCTGCCGAAAACGCATGGTGATCGAGACTTCATACTTCAATGATTATGGCCACAATTATGATCCCGAACTGAGCATTCGTGTAACTTGTGGAGATTTAGATGTCACTTCTCAAGGTTTTGCCCGCTCTTCGCCAGTAGATTACATGTATTGGGCGGGAAAAGAAGTCGCTGGTGCAGTGGAGTCGATGAAAGGAGTCATTGCACTTCTGCAGAAAGAGCTCGGCGAGACCGTTCCCTCAATAACAAGTCATTTCTTTATTTGGCTTTGTTACTTTTTCCCAGATGCTTCTAACCTGGATGAAGCACACAAACTTAGTTTTAAAGATGCTGGTAGAAATGTGAAACCTAGCTATGCTTCAGTACAACCTGCCATAAACGAGTTCCAACAAGATCAACAAATCGAAACCAAGTTGGAACGGCTGGTAGCTGAACTCAACAGAGAGGAAGACCAAAAGTCCAAATATTCTAGTTTGTGTGCAGAGGCTGTCCGTACGTTATCCCAGAGATCAGAGGCCAAAATTATTAAGCAGCTCGAAGAACATGCACCGAGATTCAGATCAGTTGTAACTTACTACGACATGAGGGAACTGCCCAAAAAACTTCTGCTTGATCTGGTTCTACGAACATCTTTAGAGAAACGTGGCTATCGACCTGGTGCTATTGCTGACAAATATGTTGAAGGCACAGTATATTTCAGATGCGTTGGAGGCAAAGTCATGAAAGTTCATGGATCAATGCATGGTGATGGTGCGTCATACCCAACTTGGGACGAAATGGAACTTAAATTTACTTTACCAGATGGTAACGTTTTAAGCCTGAAAGGCCGAAACAGGCCATTACAAATTGAAGATCTAACACCGGTCACAGAGCTTCTACGACAAGGTGTCAGTCAGCGAATGCAAGAAGAAAAGCACATACCTAATTTTGGTAACTTGTTCACGGCTGCATTCTTCTTATCTGCCCTGGGGATGAATGTGGATTCAGAGACCTTCTTAGGAAGATATGACAAACTGATCCCATTAGAGTCGGAGGATGAATCTTCAGCTGAAGAATTATCTGAATCAGCAGAAGAATTATCCGAATCAGCTGACGAATTACCAGGATCGGCGGAAGGATTATCAGAATCATTCGAAGAATTATCATAGGAAAGTTAAACATGGCGTTCTCAATTAGCCAACTACCAACAAGCTGCTATCACTTTAGAGCTTGCTGTAGACATTTCAACTGCCGATTCTAATCACACTTGCTTTTTTCAGTTCTGTCTTGTAAAGCACTGCAAATAAGTGTACAAGTGTTTTGTTTATAGTGAGAATGCACCCAGCATCTCTGACTACACTCGGCAACAAAATTGTAGAgacacaatttttttcaaatgaggtatagttaaaaaaacaaacaatctgATAGCATACAAAAAAGGTTCCTTGTTGTCAAATGGTCTACCAATCACTCCACTGTAATACATTTTCCCTCTCAAT contains:
- the LOC140925152 gene encoding uncharacterized protein, translating into MACILSLTDDCLHRIVSFIDDPSSFHSIALTCKRLLQITSNTRSVLHTNLVRLKAEYFMKCFVVENGCDYDKFCRFRDFLNESARLIEVKGMLSYDKVIEIWKRNGPVVAKLFTWFRDKEFSVEEGEPRATCFTEHRKVELYLPSCRKRMVIETSYFNDYGHNYDPELSIRVTCGDLDVTSQGFARSSPVDYMYWAGKEVAGAVESMKGVIALLQKELGETVPSITSHFFIWLCYFFPDASNLDEAHKLSFKDAGRNVKPSYASVQPAINEFQQDQQIETKLERLVAELNREEDQKSKYSSLCAEAVRTLSQRSEAKIIKQLEEHAPRFRSVVTYYDMRELPKKLLLDLVLRTSLEKRGYRPGAIADKYVEGTVYFRCVGGKVMKVHGSMHGDGASYPTWDEMELKFTLPDGNVLSLKGRNRPLQIEDLTPVTELLRQGVSQRMQEEKHIPNFGNLFTAAFFLSALGMNVDSETFLGRYDKLIPLESEDESSAEELSESAEELSESADELPGSAEGLSESFEELS